One region of Osmia lignaria lignaria isolate PbOS001 chromosome 7, iyOsmLign1, whole genome shotgun sequence genomic DNA includes:
- the LOC143305432 gene encoding uncharacterized protein LOC143305432, producing the protein MRELSRRPPSSSSHSSRRGETPERVDRDRPNQNEETGNQSKAQTNIENITADKPTDKPIEENTPSGSSEEVPKQVPEHEIELEEEIINVLGARLETDKKPAAAVHKDVALRWSEILRKGLPTEEVKKLVEKYPAPENCSFIVVPKLKAEVNAAIQENAIKRDKRIVEKQERIAACLAAVGKAIAITLKIDDPKKVELFEKLSDGGRLLASIHREESLARKGLILANLNSSFKATLSNTSIDEWLFGVDLDEKLKTAKNLEKASKELKPLTKPIHTTN; encoded by the coding sequence ATGCGAGAATTATCAAGACGTCCTCCGTCTTCGTCAAGCCACTCTTCGAGGAGAGGAGAGACGCCTGAACGTGTGGACCGAGATCGTCCGAATCAGAACGAAGAGACTGGAAATCAGTCAAAAGCTCAGacaaatatcgaaaatatcACAGCCGATAAGCCGACCGATAAACCGATCGAGGAGAATACTCCGTCGGGATCGTCGGAAGAGGTGCCAAAACAAGTGCCTGAACACGAAATTGAGCTCGAAGAAGAGATTATTAATGTGTTAGGCGCGCGGCTCGAGACAGATAAGAAGCCCGCAGCAGCGGTTCACAAGGACGTAGCGTTACGCTGGTCCGAAATTTTGCGAAAAGGGTTACCGACAGAAGAAGTTAAAAAATTAGTAGAAAAATATCCGGCGCCGGAGAATTGCTCGTTCATTGTCGTTCCGAAGCTAAAGGCGGAAGTCAACGCTGCAATCCAGGAGAATGCAATAAAAAGAGATAAAAGGATTGTCGAGAAACAGGAACGTATCGCGGCCTGTTTGGCAGCAGTCGGCAAAGCAATTGCGATAACCCTCAAAATAGACGATCCAAAAAAGGTGGAATTGTTTGAAAAGTTGAGCGATGGAGGTAGACTGCTAGCATCGATACACAGAGAGGAGTCTCTAGCGCGAAAAGGTCTTATATTGGCTAATTTAAATTCTTCGTTCAAGGCAACCTTATCCAACACGTCGATAGACGAGTGGCTTTTCGGCGTCGATCTCGACGAAAAATTGAAGACAGCCAAAAACTTAGAAAAGGCGTCAAAGGAATTGAAGCCTCTAACAAAACCAATACATACAACAAATTAA